Below is a window of Solanum stenotomum isolate F172 chromosome 7, ASM1918654v1, whole genome shotgun sequence DNA.
AATGTCAACGCAGAGGTATGTATCCGATACATTGTTTGTAATTGTCGTTATACCTCATACATTAATTATGTATTAAGAACCATAATCATATGTATCAGCACATATGGATCATATATATAGTTAAGGTGATTCACCGAATCTTCTAGCTCATTAATCAGTTATATATTTCAACTTTATATTCATCACTTATGTTAAATAATGTTTCAGTAACAATTATGTTAAcaccttttttattattaaaaattcaaatatagatTAATCATACTATCAGTAACCAACAACAAATGAAGCGTGTTTCAGAGCTCCAGCCTACATATGAAAGTACTCATGTTGATACTGAAGCAAATGATCCTAAGAAAGTATCGGTATGATCAAAACTTTAAACATTACAATTTTCTTTGATACATTatcctcttttttatatatatatcatacatAATTAGTATAATGGATAACTGATACATACAACATGCTTATATTCAGGATGATGAAGCACATCAAGCCCCACAAGCTTTAAATGAAGTAAACATGGATGAAGATGGTGCTGACACAATTCAACACGACATCCGTCATTATATGCCTTTTAGAATAACAGTTGATACATCGGTATATTTATCAATTATGCATCATGACACTAATATTCATTATATGCAatgatactaaaaaaaatataatatcttcTAATACAGGATTCTTCcacatcaacaacaatatcGCCCTCAACTCAAGCAGCAATAGATGCACTTGTATCCGATCTAGGAAAAGTTCCTATTCCTGCTAAACCATTGTGTGTTTACAATCCACAGGATTTAACTGGCAGTCGTGATTTGTTATCTCATAGTCAATTACCCATTGATATTCCAACCACCAAAATTGTTGTTAGAAGTCATTCAAAGACTCCTACGCCTAGAAACAGGATGCCTTCAAGAATTATTCAATCTCCATACGTGACTTCTTTTGGGTCAAGTGATAAGGGAAAACAGAAATTGGATGACGATGTTCGTCTGTATTTTCCATTTTAAGGATGTGGGATTACATATCAACATTCGTCTAAACTAATTGATGAGTATATGCAGTGGTTAACCAAGGGGCTTCTCAAAAATCATGCCAATAAGTAagttttatacatatattttgtaaatgttTGGATTAACTTATTTTGATGTATCCAATtgataatacaaatattatcaTAGGAAACCATCGGAGGataaatacaaatcaaaagtctcttattttgaatttaagatGATGGATTTTGTTGTTGCATTTCCAATTAACAAGAACGGGTTCTATGCCATGTCACAGCCAAACAAATGTTGGACTGATCAGGTAAAGTTCTTAATGAAACAATTTAAgcatgtatcagatacattgaTATAGAACAACATGCTACAAAAAATCATCTCGAATACAATCAAATAAACTATCAGATTAGTATTTGTTTAGATTATCATTTAATGTATCAATTCTATCATAGACCCTTTTTACAAGTTTCTAATTTCGTTTATCACGTTTTTTATAGCACATCGATGTTGTTTTTTACTACCTCCGTAAAAAATCAAAACTCCGCAGCATGAATCAATACAGATACACAACAGCCAACTGCTTGTTCATCTCACACATCAAAAATACCTATGAAAGGTATTATCTGGCTAATGATGATGATCTTATTAGTACCCAAGAACACATTGATCGCGCTTCAGCTGTATCTGTATATGAGAGGTCAATCACTAACATTATCAAAGGTTTTGAAATCCCAGTTGCTTTACCATGGCATCTTGTAGATGATGTTTACATCTCGGTTAATTGTGGTGGATAATTTCATTGGGTGCTGGCTGATGTTGAACTGAAAAACAGAGTGATAAGGGTGTATGACTCTTCATTAGGCTCAAGGAAAAAAGCAATTTCCGTACGAGATAAAAATATTGTCTAAAATGCTTCCTTCTTACCTCATGAACAGTGGATTCTTTGAAAAAACTGAGCGAACAAACTTTGTTGATTGTGATGCGTACAAGGACAATAATTTTGGTTCACTTTTGGAGGCACAAGTTCCTTTCATAGTTGAATTTGCCCAAGACATTATGCAACAAAAGAGTGACAACTTGTAAGTATTGtgcttttattgtttttgaatCATATATATTTAAGTTTATAAGTGATATTCTGTATTTTTGTAGAGACTGTGGGTTATATGTTGCTACATTTGCGGAGTATCTGAGCGACCAAATCGAAACATCATTAGTTGATTTTCTTCCTGAATACCTACGCAAAAGATATGGAGTATTGTTGTGGAGTTATGACAGCGAGAAGGCTAAGGGTGCATACGTTAGTGAGAATGATGATCCACCAAAACCTAAGAGTGTAGTCACACAACCATCAGAAGAAGATTTGGTTCACGTAGTGTAGTAATTAAGTATCTGTCATAGACAGtgttttttttatccttttgaCAATTTCACTCATGTTTTAGTCTGTTTTTATACTGTATGGACCAACATACTTTGcttataaaaagttaaatttcaAACACATTATTGCATTACATAAAGAAAAAGTGCAGTATATAACATATATAGTAGCTGATACATGTTTTCATTGTTATTATGTATCTTCTAAGTAATCAGATATAATAACATATTACTAACAAATAGATTTTTGAAACTTTAACGTATATGAttcattatttataattaatattatacgtgcaacataatatatatagtatatgatacACGATTCATAACTATTGTGTTAAATAAACTGTTTACAAACTTAATTGTTTAATGTttgtatcataatatatatagtatatgatacACGTTTAATAGCTTATTGCTAACATATAGGTTGTGTATGTTTTAATGTAAATGATACGGTAACcaattaatatatatgattACAACAAACGTTATATAATTTGATGTAGGAATTTACATTactgaaattatttattatttaatgcaTATGATACATTAGCTTATAAGTTAAccaacattttatttataattgcaccttaaaatttatttatcaaaattaacaTTGATACACAAATCAtaacaaactatttttttgaaCAACAATACTTATTAATAACAAATATGAACAATACAgtttaattatatttgaacaACAATACTGATTAATAACATTGATAACTGTTTACGTGAAAAATTGTTCAACAAAAACattattgttatataaatattatgatgatttcacTTTTCTTTTGGAAAGAAAGTACAAGTTCTTCTGTTGTGACCTTTTTGTCCACATTGTCCACAACAATTTGTGTTCACTGTAATCTTTTCATCTgcattcttttttcttcttttccttggtCGTCCAGCTAATCGTCTGTATCTAGGTGGATACACAGTTTCAGCTACAACATCCTCAAGAGCTGACCAATCTTCCTTATCTGGCATTGGAACCATTAGAATCTCATATGTTTTTGCTAATACATCAGGCTTGTAGTAATCAGAGCAATATAGATGCATATCTTTAACATTCTTTTCCTTTAAAACAACGATTGCATGTGCGCAAGGTATCTCATCTAGGTGAAATCTTCCACAAGAACATACTTTCTGCTCAAGACAAACAATGTATCTTCTTCCAGCTTCATAAACCGAGAAAATAAATTCAGATGATGGAACAACCTGCGTACATTAAAAAAGTCACctataaaattatttcaaagaaATCATGTTCAAACAGCAGAATGATACACCGAATTATATACatagaatataaaataatgtatcATGACACATACCTCCATCATCGAACTTTTAGACGCGTTTATAATCAATACCTCCTCAAATCTTCTCCCCAATGTGTCCTTTGTATAAGAGGCTATTTCTCTGTTTTTGCAATGCCAAGAACCAAATAGAATTCTAACTTCTTCCAATAATTCTAATATAGACAATTGTCGTGCTTCAACAAGACAACCATTGATAAATTCTGCAATGTTCGAAGTCATCATTCTATCTCTATTTACTGTTGAATGAACTCTCGACCACTTCTCATACCCGGCATCCTCAATGTACTCCTTAACCCTGTGATCAATTTTATCAACCTTAGCCATCAATTTATCAAAATCCTCCTTTATGTATCCCTTGGCCATAGAGTAAAATAGATCACTTAGGGTGTTTCTGCTCCTTTTGAAGTTTTCACAGACATTCTTCCAAAGATGCCATATGCATGCATAATGAGGTATATTTGGGAACACAATCGTTACACTCTTCATAATACTCTCATTCCTATCTGATACAACACACATTTCTTCGCGCTCGCCAAATGCATTTTTGAATTGTTCGAAGAACCATGTCCAAGAACAGTCATTTTCAGTGTCCACAACACTATATGCCAATGGAGATATGCAACCTAATTACAGAGCAAcacatattatttcatttgataCATAACATTTACAAACACCTCACAACTACAAAAAATACATACCTGCCCCATCAAGTGTGCTTGCTGATACAAATGTCCCTTTGTAAGCTTCGCCCAGATGTGCACCATCGACAACAACTATTGGTCCGCAGTAATCGAACCCCTTAATCAATGGTCTTAAGGCTACGAACAGATACATAAATTCATCTTCCTCAGTCTTCTGCATCCTTATATAAGAATTTGGATAAATAGTATTTAGCATGTATATGTATCTCGGCATCTGTCTATATTCAGCCGATGGTTTACCCCTTATCATTTCTAGTGCACGTTCTTTAGCACGCCATGCCTACTGGTAAGATATTTGAACCCCATAGAATTCTCTAATATCAACAATTATATCTTTCGGAGTATGAATTCTTTTATGGTTGACCAATTTGGGAGCAGTCACACCACTTACAAACTCGACTGTTGCTTGGACTTTGGTTAGTACCCTATCCCGTATTGAACACGTATGTTCACTATTGAAGTATCTAATTTTgaaaacatcatttttttttctgcaGGAAGCCTTCATAGTCCAGCCACATTCATCCGAAAAGCATACCAACACATAGctgtaaaaaaaatttcatcatattaatacaTATAGCAGTtacatattataatatataaaacacTAAAGCTCAAAGTAACCAAAGAATGATGTATTTTTTGTATCAGAttcagaaaataataatttatccacgtatcacaatttttttgaatgtaTCGGCTACATGATTATTTACTGTTTCAATAGTATTATCTTAATGTATCAACAATATTAACTCAATGTATCAATAATATTAACGACcaacacaattattttttatcagattcaaacaataaataaataatgaatcatGTATCACAAAATGACGGAATGTATCGGCAACATGATTTTTGCGATTAAATTCTTTAATGTTTAAACAGTCTAATCTGAATGTATCAACACTATTAACTTAATGTATCAACATATAATGTATCATTATCAATCTACCACAAATCATATTCAACGaactaaacaaaaaatcaaaatcaatgactttctatttaataatgtatcatacattaaaacaaaataatggtATCACCATTTGTAGATCTAACGAATCCAACCACAGTTCTTcacaaaacaaatcaaatacTCGCATACCTTTGTCTATTAGATCTCTTTACTTTGCAATTGAAGTTGTTCTTTATCTTATATTTCGCCATCACATCTACGAGTGTTGCTTTATCCTTATATAACTGACCTGTCTTCACCTCTATTCTATTTGAATCAATTATGTAATTTGTAACTTCCAATTTTGGAATATAATACGAATCACAAATTCTTGATTCAACCACCGCAAGAGCTTCTGTATCCTGTGTTGTGCCTTCTACACATGTAATTTCTCTGCATGTTCCATCAAAGTTATGTACATCACCGCCAATCTTTTCATTTGTGTCAATGCATAATGGATACATTGCAAATCCTGGCTCACTTTTTTTCACTTCTAAATAAAGTTTAACACCCATGTCGTTCTTAATTTTCATCGGAGACGAGTTACCTTCTACGATGTAActaatttcaatgtttttccTTGATACATCGATATCCAACTCGGCTGAAATTGCTGCATTGAGATTGAAAAACGAATTGATTGTCCAACAACGATTTCGTCACTTTTGTAACTTTCATATTTCACTTCGCTAACCCAAATTCCTGAATGCATCAGTAAAATTGATATATTCATCTTGTATCAGCAACAAATCAGagttttatttgtatttctagctTTTTCTAAATCGATGGATGTTCACAAATTGTTCTTCAATATAGAagatataattttgaaatttgaaattttgaaatgtcTGAGTAGATTACCTATTAAGATAAGGAATGTTTAGGATCTGTTAGGCGTAAATTAagctaattaaattaatagaattaattattacatttttttccttttttagctCGACATTAAGTTATTTAGCGTGTATCAGTGATAATGTATCAGAACGGAAGCTATGTATCATTTGCCTAcctttttaagggattttttgtAAAATGTAAATTAGTTGGGATAGGATGTAATTTATATCCTACACTATGGGattcctttaatttttactagttattattattatcaaacgGATATTTcatatctataaatattttctaaataaaaattatccaAATTCATCGAATGTGAAATTTTGGTTTGGGAGCTCATAGAGGCTAGAGGGATCTTtaatcttctcttttttctataTGCTTaacatagaagaagaagaagaagaagatctgTTAGGCGTAGATTAAGCTAATTAAATTAACAGAAttaattattacatttttttccttttttagcgCGACATTAAGTTATTTAGCGTGTATCAGTGATAATGTATCAGAACGGTAGCTATGTATCATTCGCCTAcctttttaagggattttttgtAAAATGTAAATTAGTTGGGATAGGATGTAATTTATATCCTACACTATGGGattcctttaatttttactagttattattattatcaaacggatatttcatatttataaatattttctaaataaaaattatccaAATTCATCGAATGTGAAGTTTTGGTTTGGGAGCTCATAGAGGCTAGAGGGATCTTAATCTTCTCTTTTTTGTATATGCTTAACATACACGTTAAAGAGGGTAGTACAGTACGCATGTAGATGAGAAAATGTCATAAATAGTCCATCAACTAACAAaagtatagttaagggactatttaTGGCATTTTGTCTATGCAGACCTTCTAAATAAGAATGTGAACAAcgcaaattttaaataaaaaaaatataatataaaattagaaataataaaaattgactcaaaattttgagaagttgatATAATGATAATGAGATAGTGTTACGCataatttgataagttgataCAATGTTTTTGAAATAGTGTTGTTGAATTTGATATAATGATATCGAAATAGTGTTGTGTTGCTTCAACATAATGAAAACTTGTTGAAATGCTTTGCAATTTTGAAGAAGACaccaaaatctaattttttttaaacgaCAACAATAATTTTTGCAAAATGCAGAAGGGAAGGTTTGACTATATATTTAGGAGACTTCAGTCAATAATAAGAGAATAAAAATAGCGAAAGACGGAATGGAATAGATAAATATAAGAATAATCATGTGTTCATGTTAGTTGTCAAGATATAAATGAGGCAACAAATAGATagtcatgataaaaaaaaatgataccaCAATTATCTAAAACCTATTACATTTTATTACAATAATCcttattaaaaggaaaaaatttatTATGCTTTATATCCAacaatttcttttcaaatataatgttatatatatatatatatcagctACATTTATCAAATTGTGGTGTCTATGATGGATTTTGATGAAACAATTATGTTGACAACTAtgatttatgaattatgatcaaATCAAATTTTGCGAACAAAGATAGTTCAAACATATGAAAATCATTTGTTTTGAGGAGTTTTGGTTTGGAATAATGGAGGTACAATCTTAGGAGCTAAAACAAAGAGACTCTAACGATTAGGGGGAATAAGCGGTAGTATCGATGTAATTTTTGCTTGAGAGTGCTTATATGAGGTTTACTATTTTCAGTTGCTCGATAGTTTTGGTATTTTTCTTGTCTGTTCTAGAtcaatgaataatatttaaatggtgGGTGATGTAATGACTTGCATGGTAGGTTTTTCCTTttgaaactattttttcaaCCTTTTGATAGCTTCATTATGTTATTTATGACTTGCAAGAATGGGTGACACAATTTTCAAGGTGATCAAATAATGATTGATTGAGAttttcaagtttgaaatttaagaaatttgaCTATAGTCATATTTCAGATAAGTGAGGTAGATTTTGAGTTCTGATAGTTCTGTTAGGTTCCAAAAGTGATTTTAGATTTAGTTGAATGATTGATTCGGGTTATGATGTATGTTCGGGAGTGATTTAGGccttttaattgaatttttgagttttgaggaagttaAATTTGACCATGATCAAATTTTGGTCAAGAAAACCTCAAATGAGTGATTTGATGATTCCAACAAGTCTGTAATATGTTTTATGATCTATTTGTACTATTCATTTGCGTCCAGAGGATCTCAAATGAGTTTTGAATGCTTGTTCGAAGATTGATGTTTAAATGTGTTAAGCTTTAATGGTACCACTTAACGTaaaccaacttcaaatggtGTTTGTATTGAACCATTAGATCTGTATCGTAATTTGGAAACCATAGCAAAAATAATTGCCGCATTTCAAGTTTGTATAAGGAAGTTATGATCTTTTTATTGAAACTAGTCGTTGTTGGGGCTTCATCGATACGAAGGAGGGACCGCAACAGAGGACCCACAAGTCTGGAAGTGGATCCACAGGTGTCGCGCTAGAGCGAATAGCGGCCCATGGAAGTGAAGGTCCCTGAaggttaaattttatattgattttaattactaaaaaataaattttaaggaTATAGACCTctgtttgagataatttttatACCTTTTTCTCATATAAACGTTGGGTATGTGTGTAGATAGTAAAATTCGCatcgaaaaaataataatcaagaatgGAAAAGTATTGCAACAATcgtatttattaatttcaaagtgcgagtgttacaatctctatgattcctgTTAATTCGCCTTTTCAGATataattcaagggctcttgagcttgatcttgaatttgttCTTGGGATTCAAGGCCCTTTGGAGCTTGTTCCTAAATCTTTGATAAATCGaaacttgatcttgatcttgatcttgacttcatacttgaattcaagagtttcgagcttgatcttgaatcttgTAGTCTTGATCTTGATTTGTGGATCTGATGAACTTATTATggacttgaacttgatcttggatTCAAGAGCTttggagcttgttcttgaatctttgatgaacttgaactttatcttgactTTATACTTGAAatcaagggcttcgagcttgatcttgaatcttgTAGTCTTGATCTTGATTTGTGGATTTGATCATTAACTTgatgatcttgatcttgaacttgatcttggattcaagggctttggagcttgttcttgaatcttcgatgaacttgaacttgaactttatcttgatcttgacttatAGTTGAATTCaaggcttcgagcttgatctagaatctggtggtcttgatcttgatcgcctgaattcttgaacttgtagagaaatcTGCTACTTTTGAAAccacgagctttctctagcttctaGTTAAAAATTCTTGGTCCCTTTtttgaattatgaggaccctatttataattttagaaTGGATGAGTTGTGATAGGAACAGGAATCCTGTAGCGATCCTTTCGAAAGGATACTACcacttaaacaagaaatctaattaaatacttgCGACATTTAAAAGATGTTAACTATGCCCATATTGATTTTAATCTAGTAGAGGGATTAGGTTCATAACGAACAATTTAGTTAAGGATATACATCTTGcccatttaaacatttatttgatgTTAAAATTGACATGGCGCGGAATTTAACTTATGACGGAAAATCCCTCCCTgaataatttaagcaaataactgACGAgcttttcatgcatatattatccTCACACTTAAGGATgagataacaaaaatattaccaacttccgagtaccgaaatcagccggttcatgcttcacacaaacaTTCAAAACTAATAGTaagtatattacaagacttggatTTACACAGCCCataagaacaaaacatatagacATACTTATATTATagcccatggtgacatgatcaaattagtcctcaaaatttcatttaaataaaCAACAGATAGATCATGTATAAGTctcaaggtttatacaaaatatagatgcctatatgcaaatgtgatcttccttaaggctctcaaaatctccatctccaatggccaACTTCATGCATCCTCTCGAacattccctacgatagaaacaactatcgctaagcatatagcttagtggtgcaaAAACTATAGGTTTGGAGCCCTTAGATTCACCAAATgacctttctcaagtcatgggcagcataattgaacataataaataaatcaagtaaacaatatataaagagtatcaagttcgatatttcAAGATCCAAATGTCAAAAACGCTCAAGCACagttttccaagagattcaacaacaacgctcgcccaatatatacatcatgtcgtcacaccaagcacaagcaggtatcaagaagggcCGACACCTTGTATCACgaagggtcaaaacccaataatcaagagaacc
It encodes the following:
- the LOC125869712 gene encoding uncharacterized protein LOC125869712 encodes the protein MIRGKPSAEYRQMPRYIYMLNTIYPNSYIRMQKTEEDEFMYLFVALRPLIKGFDYCGPIVVVDGAHLGEAYKGTFVSASTLDGAGCISPLAYSVVDTENDCSWTWFFEQFKNAFGEREEMCVVSDRNESIMKSVTIVFPNIPHYACIWHLWKNVCENFKRSRNTLSDLFYSMAKGYIKEDFDKLMAKVDKIDHRVKEYIEDAGYEKWSRVHSTVNRDRMMTSNIAEFINGCLVEARQLSILELLEEVRILFGSWHCKNREIASYTKDTLGRRFEEVLIINASKSSMMEVCVMIHYFIFYVVPSSEFIFSVYEAGRRYIVCLEQKVCSCGRFHLDEIPCAHAIVVLKEKNVKDMHLYCSDYYKPDVLAKTYEILMVPMPDKEDWSALEDVVAETVYPPRYRRLAGRPRKRRKKNADEKITVNTNCCGQCGQKGHNRRTCTFFPKEK